One window of the Janthinobacterium sp. PAMC25594 genome contains the following:
- a CDS encoding HDOD domain-containing protein, with the protein MDRLEVFKIIALQASKGELTFPANVKATLKLQEALDDPDCHIEAAARMVMAEPLLSARVVALANSAAYNRSGNEIANVRAAVSRLGFATLKSMVASVIVRQLGSQITDPQLRAKGAKLWEHTAHVAALSQVIARKVTHVDVETAMFAAIVHEVGGFYLLSRAEEYPGLLDDNTEDWIEYGEKLIGRGVLRQLQVPDMVLQAVEGMWHGGSPFPPRTLGATLVLANDLSPVGSPLHPPESAERRLAAAKIDFGIGGSTLHTILEESAEEIESLAAALLV; encoded by the coding sequence ATGGACAGATTGGAAGTATTCAAGATTATCGCGCTGCAAGCGAGCAAGGGCGAGCTGACGTTCCCCGCCAACGTCAAGGCCACCTTGAAGCTGCAGGAAGCGCTGGACGACCCCGATTGCCATATCGAGGCGGCCGCCCGCATGGTCATGGCCGAGCCGCTGCTGTCGGCGCGGGTCGTGGCCTTGGCCAACTCGGCCGCCTACAACCGTTCCGGCAATGAAATCGCCAATGTGCGCGCAGCCGTCTCGCGCCTGGGCTTTGCCACCTTGAAATCGATGGTGGCGTCCGTCATCGTGCGCCAGCTGGGCAGTCAGATCACCGACCCGCAATTGCGCGCCAAGGGGGCCAAGCTGTGGGAGCACACGGCCCACGTGGCGGCATTGAGCCAGGTCATCGCGCGGAAAGTCACGCATGTGGATGTGGAAACGGCCATGTTCGCCGCCATCGTGCACGAGGTGGGCGGCTTTTATCTGCTGTCGCGCGCCGAGGAATATCCGGGCTTGCTCGACGACAACACGGAAGACTGGATCGAATACGGCGAAAAACTGATCGGCCGCGGCGTGTTGCGCCAGCTGCAAGTGCCCGACATGGTCTTGCAGGCCGTGGAAGGCATGTGGCACGGCGGCAGCCCGTTCCCGCCCCGCACCTTGGGCGCGACCCTGGTGCTGGCCAACGATCTGTCGCCCGTCGGCTCGCCCCTGCACCCGCCGGAAAGCGCCGAGCGGCGCCTGGCAGCCGCGAAGATCGACTTCGGGATTGGCGGCAGCACCCTGCACACGATACTCGAGGAATCGGCCGAAGAGATCGAATCCCTGGCGGCCGCCTTGCTGGTGTAA